Proteins co-encoded in one Colletes latitarsis isolate SP2378_abdomen chromosome 2, iyColLati1, whole genome shotgun sequence genomic window:
- the LOC143352011 gene encoding FUN14 domain-containing protein 1 isoform X3, translating to MPKVHKKIFKSGATKFFKRVKMSLPVSKKSKDDANKEECNIDISKEAKSIIDQILGDVSKKSATKQIIIGTTSGWVTGFVTMKVGKIAAFAVGGGIIMLQIAAHQGYIKINWDKIQKKAEKISDKVEEKVTGEGPKFMDKVGLWCQNNSFVAASFIGGFIIGLAS from the exons ATGCCAAAAGTGCACAAGAAAATCTTCAAGTCAGGAGCAACCAAATTTTTCAAACG TGTCAAAATGAGTCTTCCTGTATCTAAGAAAAGCAAAGATGATGCAAACAAAGAAGAATGTAATATAGATATCTCAAAGGAAGCAAAAAGTATAATAGATCAAATTTTGGGAGATGTGAGCAAAAAATCAGCTACTAAACAGATTATTATTGGCACAACGTCAGGATG GGTAACTGGCTTTGTGACAATGAAAGTTGGGAAAATTGCTGCATTTGCTGTGGGTGGTGGTATTATAATGTTACAAATAGCAGCACATCAAGGTTACATCAAAATCAATTGGGATAAAATTCAGAAAAAAGCTGAGAAGATTTCAGATAAGGTAGAGGAAAAAGTTACTGGTGAAGGACCAAAATTTATGGACAAG gTAGGATTATGGTGTCAAAACAATTCATTTGTGGCAGCAAGTTTCATTGGTGGTTTCATTATTGGTTTAgcatcgtaa
- the LOC143352011 gene encoding FUN14 domain-containing protein 1 isoform X2, producing the protein MSLPVSKKSKDDANKEECNIDISKEAKSIIDQILGDVSKKSATKQIIIGTTSGWVTGFVTMKVGKIAAFAVGGGIIMLQIAAHQGYIKINWDKIQKKAEKISDKVEEKVTGEGPKFMDKVERYVDKKLDKAEQLLKNGETRTRRWYHSVTGENTFKTTEFHFFITSFVAGLALGIATGN; encoded by the exons ATGAGTCTTCCTGTATCTAAGAAAAGCAAAGATGATGCAAACAAAGAAGAATGTAATATAGATATCTCAAAGGAAGCAAAAAGTATAATAGATCAAATTTTGGGAGATGTGAGCAAAAAATCAGCTACTAAACAGATTATTATTGGCACAACGTCAGGATG GGTAACTGGCTTTGTGACAATGAAAGTTGGGAAAATTGCTGCATTTGCTGTGGGTGGTGGTATTATAATGTTACAAATAGCAGCACATCAAGGTTACATCAAAATCAATTGGGATAAAATTCAGAAAAAAGCTGAGAAGATTTCAGATAAGGTAGAGGAAAAAGTTACTGGTGAAGGACCAAAATTTATGGACAAG GTCGAGAGATATGTTGATAAAAAGTTAGATAAAGCCGAACAATTGTTGAAAAATGGAGAAACTCGTACACGACGTTGGTACCACTCTGTTACTGGTGAAAACACATTCAAAACTACAGAATTTCATTTCTTCATCACATCCTTTGTAGCTGGTCTGGCACTTGGTATTGCTACTGGTAATTAG
- the Ints9 gene encoding integrator complex subunit 9 isoform X2, with protein sequence MLDCGLNMQSVLHFMPMPLVPSAKFNSLPSWFPRDNHQDWQIEGELKECCGRVFVDSTPEFSPPLEKIIDFSEIDAILISNYTCMLALPFITEDTGFKGIIYATEPTLQIGRFFMEELVEFIEQTPRATLAKHWKEMLHVLPPPLADALKPKSWKHIYSLSAVNTALSYIQTVGYDQKLDIYGALTVTPISSGYCLGSSNWLISCDHEKVAFVSGSSTLTTHPRPMEQATLKHANMLILTGLTQTPTANPDTMLGELCMTVAMTLRSGGCVLIPCYPSGVVYDLFECLSTHLDKSGFSQVPLFFISPVAETSLAYSNILAEWLSTNKQNKVYLPEEPFPHAFLVKNARLKHFTSTYAEGFSSDYRQPCVVFCGHPSLRFGDAVHFVQMWGNNPQHTIIFTEPDFPYLDALAPFQPLAMKAVHCPIDTSLNFTQANKLIRDLKPEHLVIPECYTQPPITAPHRTDLVIDPVGEKPLITFKRGEVIKLPLKRKKGRVFIEPELAGNIIPNEIRPGLSLASVTGELEVKDNVYTIKSIEDRASVKRKTSSGSPAPIKEEVLRERKHEYGNLDPQELLQKLNQEGIQGAKLQHSPTSTSIHLQDEDTLIQIGDNSTHIFCNGDQKIRRRLRTIIMQCLKRF encoded by the exons ATGTTAGATTGTGGTTTAAACATGCAATCTGTATTACATTTTATGCCAATGCCCTTGGTTCCTAGTGCTAAATTTAATTCTTTGCCTTCGTGGTTTCCACGCGATAATCATCAAGATTGGCAAATAGAAGGG GAATTAAAGGAATGTTGTGGCAGAGTATTTGTTGATTCTACTCCTGAATTTTCtccacctctggaaaaaataaTAGATTTTTCAGAAATTGATGCTATTTTAATATCAAATTATACCTGTATGCTGGCTCTGCCATTTATAACAGAAGATACTGGTTTTAAAGGCATCATTTATGCTACAGAACCAACATTacaaattggacgattttttaTGGAAGAATTGGTAGAATTTATTGAACAAACACCTAGAGCAACATTAGCTAAACATTGGAAGGAGATGTTACATGTTTTACCTCCACCGTTAGCCGATGCTCTTAAACCAAAATCTTGGAAACATATATATTCATTGTCAGCAGTTAATACTGCTTTGTCATATATTCAAACAGTTGGATATGATCAGAAATTG GACATATATGGTGCATTAACAGTTACTCCTATCAGTTCTGGGTATTGTTTGGGTAGTAGTAATTGGTTGATTTCATGTGACCATGAGAAAGTTGCATTTGTTAGTGGATCTTCAACACTGACAACTCATCCACGACCAATGGAACAAGCTACATTGAAACATGCCAATATGTTAATATTAACAGGTTTAACGCAAACTCCTACTGCTAATCCAGATACTATGCTTGGGGAGCTTTGTATGACTGTCG CAATGACACTCAGATCTGGTGGATGTGTTCTAATACCATGTTATCCATCTGGTGTTGTGTATGATTTATTTGAATGTCTTAGCACTCATTTGGATAAGTCAGGTTTTTCGCAAGTTCCTTTGTTTTTTATATCACcagttgctgaaacttctttagcaTACTCAAACATTTTAGCCGAATG GCTATCGACAAATAAACAAAATAAGGTTTATCTTCCCGAGGAACCATTTCCTCATGCTTTCCTCGTTAAAAATGCTAGATTAAAACATTTTACATCCACATATGCTGAAGGTTTTAGTTCTGATTACAGACAACCTTGTGTTGTGTTTTGTGGTCATCCTAGTCTTAGATTTGGCGACGCAGTTCATTTCGTTCAGATGTGGGGTAATAATCCACAACATACTATAATTTTTACAG aaCCAGATTTTCCATATTTGGATGCTTTAGCGCCATTCCAACCGTTAGCTATGAAAGCAGTACATTGTCCAATTGATACGTCTCTTAATTTTACTCAAGCCAATAAATTAATTAGAGATTTAAAACCAGAACATTTAGTTATACCTGAATGCTATACACAACCACCAATAACTGCACCACATAGAACAGATCTTGTAATAGATCCTGTAGGA GAAAAACCTTTAATTACTTTTAAACGGGGCGAAGTTATCAAATTACCTTTAAAAAGGAAAAAGGGACGCGTATTTATTGAACCAGAACTAGCTGGAAATATAATTCCAAATGAAATTCGACCTGGCTTAAGTCTCGCTTCTGTTACTGGTGAATTAGAAGTTAAGGATAACGTATACACAATAAAG AGTATTGAAGATAGAGCTAGTGTAAAACGTAAAACTTCTTCTGGTTCACCTGCACCAATCAAAGAGGAAGTTCTTAGAGAAAGGAAACACGAATATGGTAATTTAGATCCACAAGAGTTACTTCAAAAGCTTAATCAAGAAGGCATTCAAGGGGCCAAGTTACAGCACAGTCCAACTTCTACCAGTATTCACTTG CAAGACGAAGATACTTTAATTCAAATAGGAGACAATTCAACACATATTTTTTGTAATGGTGATCAAAAGATTAGACGACGATTGAGGACTATCATAATGCAGTGCCTCAAGAGATTTTAA
- the LOC143352011 gene encoding uncharacterized protein LOC143352011 isoform X1, with protein MPKVHKKIFKSGATKFFKRVKMSLPVSKKSKDDANKEECNIDISKEAKSIIDQILGDVSKKSATKQIIIGTTSGWVTGFVTMKVGKIAAFAVGGGIIMLQIAAHQGYIKINWDKIQKKAEKISDKVEEKVTGEGPKFMDKVERYVDKKLDKAEQLLKNGETRTRRWYHSVTGENTFKTTEFHFFITSFVAGLALGIATGN; from the exons ATGCCAAAAGTGCACAAGAAAATCTTCAAGTCAGGAGCAACCAAATTTTTCAAACG TGTCAAAATGAGTCTTCCTGTATCTAAGAAAAGCAAAGATGATGCAAACAAAGAAGAATGTAATATAGATATCTCAAAGGAAGCAAAAAGTATAATAGATCAAATTTTGGGAGATGTGAGCAAAAAATCAGCTACTAAACAGATTATTATTGGCACAACGTCAGGATG GGTAACTGGCTTTGTGACAATGAAAGTTGGGAAAATTGCTGCATTTGCTGTGGGTGGTGGTATTATAATGTTACAAATAGCAGCACATCAAGGTTACATCAAAATCAATTGGGATAAAATTCAGAAAAAAGCTGAGAAGATTTCAGATAAGGTAGAGGAAAAAGTTACTGGTGAAGGACCAAAATTTATGGACAAG GTCGAGAGATATGTTGATAAAAAGTTAGATAAAGCCGAACAATTGTTGAAAAATGGAGAAACTCGTACACGACGTTGGTACCACTCTGTTACTGGTGAAAACACATTCAAAACTACAGAATTTCATTTCTTCATCACATCCTTTGTAGCTGGTCTGGCACTTGGTATTGCTACTGGTAATTAG
- the Ints9 gene encoding integrator complex subunit 9 isoform X1 has product MKLYCLSSEPTKPCLVLSFKGITLMLDCGLNMQSVLHFMPMPLVPSAKFNSLPSWFPRDNHQDWQIEGELKECCGRVFVDSTPEFSPPLEKIIDFSEIDAILISNYTCMLALPFITEDTGFKGIIYATEPTLQIGRFFMEELVEFIEQTPRATLAKHWKEMLHVLPPPLADALKPKSWKHIYSLSAVNTALSYIQTVGYDQKLDIYGALTVTPISSGYCLGSSNWLISCDHEKVAFVSGSSTLTTHPRPMEQATLKHANMLILTGLTQTPTANPDTMLGELCMTVAMTLRSGGCVLIPCYPSGVVYDLFECLSTHLDKSGFSQVPLFFISPVAETSLAYSNILAEWLSTNKQNKVYLPEEPFPHAFLVKNARLKHFTSTYAEGFSSDYRQPCVVFCGHPSLRFGDAVHFVQMWGNNPQHTIIFTEPDFPYLDALAPFQPLAMKAVHCPIDTSLNFTQANKLIRDLKPEHLVIPECYTQPPITAPHRTDLVIDPVGEKPLITFKRGEVIKLPLKRKKGRVFIEPELAGNIIPNEIRPGLSLASVTGELEVKDNVYTIKSIEDRASVKRKTSSGSPAPIKEEVLRERKHEYGNLDPQELLQKLNQEGIQGAKLQHSPTSTSIHLQDEDTLIQIGDNSTHIFCNGDQKIRRRLRTIIMQCLKRF; this is encoded by the exons ATGAAACTg tatTGTTTATCCAGCGAACCAACAAAGCCATGTTTGGTTTTGAGTTTCAAGGGAATTACTCTGATGTTAGATTGTGGTTTAAACATGCAATCTGTATTACATTTTATGCCAATGCCCTTGGTTCCTAGTGCTAAATTTAATTCTTTGCCTTCGTGGTTTCCACGCGATAATCATCAAGATTGGCAAATAGAAGGG GAATTAAAGGAATGTTGTGGCAGAGTATTTGTTGATTCTACTCCTGAATTTTCtccacctctggaaaaaataaTAGATTTTTCAGAAATTGATGCTATTTTAATATCAAATTATACCTGTATGCTGGCTCTGCCATTTATAACAGAAGATACTGGTTTTAAAGGCATCATTTATGCTACAGAACCAACATTacaaattggacgattttttaTGGAAGAATTGGTAGAATTTATTGAACAAACACCTAGAGCAACATTAGCTAAACATTGGAAGGAGATGTTACATGTTTTACCTCCACCGTTAGCCGATGCTCTTAAACCAAAATCTTGGAAACATATATATTCATTGTCAGCAGTTAATACTGCTTTGTCATATATTCAAACAGTTGGATATGATCAGAAATTG GACATATATGGTGCATTAACAGTTACTCCTATCAGTTCTGGGTATTGTTTGGGTAGTAGTAATTGGTTGATTTCATGTGACCATGAGAAAGTTGCATTTGTTAGTGGATCTTCAACACTGACAACTCATCCACGACCAATGGAACAAGCTACATTGAAACATGCCAATATGTTAATATTAACAGGTTTAACGCAAACTCCTACTGCTAATCCAGATACTATGCTTGGGGAGCTTTGTATGACTGTCG CAATGACACTCAGATCTGGTGGATGTGTTCTAATACCATGTTATCCATCTGGTGTTGTGTATGATTTATTTGAATGTCTTAGCACTCATTTGGATAAGTCAGGTTTTTCGCAAGTTCCTTTGTTTTTTATATCACcagttgctgaaacttctttagcaTACTCAAACATTTTAGCCGAATG GCTATCGACAAATAAACAAAATAAGGTTTATCTTCCCGAGGAACCATTTCCTCATGCTTTCCTCGTTAAAAATGCTAGATTAAAACATTTTACATCCACATATGCTGAAGGTTTTAGTTCTGATTACAGACAACCTTGTGTTGTGTTTTGTGGTCATCCTAGTCTTAGATTTGGCGACGCAGTTCATTTCGTTCAGATGTGGGGTAATAATCCACAACATACTATAATTTTTACAG aaCCAGATTTTCCATATTTGGATGCTTTAGCGCCATTCCAACCGTTAGCTATGAAAGCAGTACATTGTCCAATTGATACGTCTCTTAATTTTACTCAAGCCAATAAATTAATTAGAGATTTAAAACCAGAACATTTAGTTATACCTGAATGCTATACACAACCACCAATAACTGCACCACATAGAACAGATCTTGTAATAGATCCTGTAGGA GAAAAACCTTTAATTACTTTTAAACGGGGCGAAGTTATCAAATTACCTTTAAAAAGGAAAAAGGGACGCGTATTTATTGAACCAGAACTAGCTGGAAATATAATTCCAAATGAAATTCGACCTGGCTTAAGTCTCGCTTCTGTTACTGGTGAATTAGAAGTTAAGGATAACGTATACACAATAAAG AGTATTGAAGATAGAGCTAGTGTAAAACGTAAAACTTCTTCTGGTTCACCTGCACCAATCAAAGAGGAAGTTCTTAGAGAAAGGAAACACGAATATGGTAATTTAGATCCACAAGAGTTACTTCAAAAGCTTAATCAAGAAGGCATTCAAGGGGCCAAGTTACAGCACAGTCCAACTTCTACCAGTATTCACTTG CAAGACGAAGATACTTTAATTCAAATAGGAGACAATTCAACACATATTTTTTGTAATGGTGATCAAAAGATTAGACGACGATTGAGGACTATCATAATGCAGTGCCTCAAGAGATTTTAA